In Vanrija pseudolonga chromosome 4, complete sequence, a single window of DNA contains:
- the NRPB8A gene encoding DNA-directed RNA polymerases II and V subunit 8A yields MDERSNIIFEDRFTVSDVDKDGKKFDRVSRIVATSRELNMHLTLDIASELYPVAEGEAFALAVVRSLTPDQDAKDAAADENGDGADDEGNRKVRRELWRAPDQGLANDYDYVMHGKIYKFDDSQKGDNMTTAYFSFGGLLMALRGSYRHLANVVVGENVYLLMRK; encoded by the exons ATGGACGAGCGCTCAAACATCATCTTCGAGGACCGGTTCACCGTGTCG gacgtcgacaaggacggcaagaagTTTGACCGCGTGTCGCGCATCGTCGCGACCAGCCGCGAGCTCAACATGCACCTGACGCTCGACATCGCGTCCGAGCTGTACCCCgtggcggagggcgaggcgttCGCGCTGGCCGTTGTGCGCTCCCTCACGCCGGACCaggacgccaaggacgccgcggccgacgagaacggcgacggcgccgacgacgagggcaaccGCAAGGTCCGCCGCGAGCTGTGGCGCGCCCCCGACCAGGGCCTCGCCAACGACTACGACTATGTCATGCACGGCAAGATCTACAAGTTTGACGACTCGCAAAAGGGCGACAACATGACCACGGCCTACTTTTCCTTTGGCGGCCTCCTCATGGCCCTTCGCGGCTCGtaccgccacctcgccaacgtcgtcgtcggcgaaaACGTCTACCTCCTCATGCGCAAGTAG
- the tim17 gene encoding Mitochondrial import inner membrane translocase subunit tim17 has translation MSHADHTRDPCPYVILNDFGGAFAMGAIGGGIWHGIKGARNSPRGERLVGSLSAIKARAPVLGGNFGIWGGLFSTFDCAVKGYRQKEDPWNAIISGFMTGGTLAFRAGPRAALGGAIGCGILLGVFEGVGVLMSRVFAQPVPAMQLPEQAGPAPAVA, from the exons ATGTCGCACGCCGACCACACCCGTGACCCATG CCCGTACGTCATCCTCAACGACTTTGGCGGAGCGTTCGCCATGGGCGCTATCGGTGGTGGTATCTGGCACGGTATCAAGGGTGCACGGAATAGCCCGAGG ggcgagcgcctcgtcggctcCCTCTCGGCCATCAAGGCCCGCGcccccgtcctcggcggcaactTTGGTATCTGGGGTGGTCTCTTCTCGACGTTTGACTGCGCCGTCAAGGGATACAGGCAGAAGGAGGACCCGTGGAACGCTATTATCTCGGGTTTCATGACTGGTGGTACTCTGGCCTTCCGTG CCGGCCCCAGGGCAGCGCTCGGCGGTGCCATCGGCTGTGGTATCCTTCTCGGTGTCTTCGAGG GCGTCGGTGTCCTCATGAGCCGCGTGTTCGCGCAGCCCGTCCCCGCCATGCAAT TACCCGAGCAGGCCGGACCCGCACCCGCCGTCGCCTAA
- the HSCB gene encoding Iron-sulfur cluster co-chaperone protein HscB, mitochondrial — protein sequence MATTQAKRLAVRAVRGVASTAPRHASRGIATATAARPVLALAGSTIAPAPTLRRAYSSPSAPTRPCPKCAAPIPLPASPCPACGGLVPIPSGLSLHSLLDVSTPLPASSGNGFDIVGELGRLPAHGYALDARDLRNRMLRRQRDLHPDKQAADVDLAADLSGRVNKAYETLASPLRRAEYILKILGKGTEETDAVTDHDLLMEILEARETLEEAEEASEVEEMRDSNHDKVVNLVRRLTEAFSQTPVDLHATKALAVELKYWVGLEEAAKEKLGRLGEGR from the exons ATGGCCACGACACAAGCAAAGAGACTAGCGGTGCGCGCTGTTCGCGGggtggcgagcacggcgccgcgccacgcaTCGCGGGGCatcgccacggccacggctgCGCGGCctgtcctcgccctcgcagGCTCCACCATcgcaccagcacccaccctccGCAGGGCGTACTCgtccccctcggcgccgacgcgcccgtgCCCCAAGTGCGCGGCGCCCATCCCGCTGCCCGCGTCCCCGTGCCCCGCGTgcggcggcctcgtgccCATCCCGTCCGGGCTGTCACTGCACTCGCTGCTCGATGTCTCGACCCCGCTCCCGGCGTCCAGCGGCAACGGCTTCGAcatcgtcggcgagctgggcagGCTCCCGGCACACGGgtacgcgctcgacgcgcgcgacttgCGTAACCGCATgctgcggcgccagcggGACCTCCACCCCGACAAGCAGGCGGcggacgtcgacctcgctgcTGATCTGAGCGGCAGGGTGAACAAGGCGTATGAGACGCTCGCTAGTCCCCTCCGGAGGGCCGAGTACATT ctcaAGATCCTCGGAAAGGGCACCGAGGAAACCGACGCCGTGACCGACCACGACCTCTTGATGGAgatcctcgaggcgcgcgagacgctcgaggaggcggaagaggcgagcgaggtcgaggagatgCGGGACTCGAACCATG ACAAGgtcgtcaacctcgtccgccgcctcACCGAGGCATTCTCGCAGACCCCCGTCGACCTGCACGCTACCAAAGCCCTCGCCGTGGAGCTCAAGTACTGGGTTGGgctggaggaggcggccaaAGAGAAGCTGGGGAGGTTGGGCGAGGGGCGCTGA
- the MRPL4 gene encoding 54S ribosomal protein L4, mitochondrial, producing MSVPRLVRSLHTTARVADAAAAVATTSAAVAPPRFTPKGRPIPTRPPRTTRVNLPSGLPEPPSYPPPASYFTELTELEAKLSAEQRSPKPHPLWAFFHVPPAAMRKIGAKTQFPPDMGSLERLDDEAAAIASGRSWTAAELRHKSFEDLHTLWYVLVRERNVLATQREERRHQGIPPGYGGEVLTKRGYRCRKTMARIKYVLNERRLALIAAGGPELGPAEPHHDVLAASAAIDGSAPVPSLQSLMRPKRTKKAKKVKPELIEAAKAEVAAEIAAQAAVEDAEVAAEVAAEAAAEVAAEKVAEVEADAAKKQ from the exons ATGTCCGTCCCCCGGCTCGTCCGCAGCCTGCACACGAcggcccgcgtcgccgacgcagcagcagcggtcgcgacgacgtctGCGGCtgtcgccccgccgcgcttcACTCCCAAGGGCCGCCCGATCccgacccgcccgccgcgcacgacACGGGTCAACCTCCCCTCTGGCctgcccgagccgccgagctacccgccgccagcgagcTACTTCACCGAGCtgaccgagctcgaggccaagctgtcggccgagcagcgcagcCCCAAGCCCCACCCCCTGTGGGCGTTCTTCCACGTCCCGCCCGCGGCCATGCGCAAGATCGGCGCAAAGACGCAGTTCCCGCCTGATATGGGCAGTCTGgagcggctcgacgacgaggcggctgcTATTGCTTCTG GCCGCTCGTggaccgccgccgagctccgaCACAAGTCGTTCGAGGACCTCCACACGCTGTGGTACGTcctcgtgcgcgagcgcaaCGTTCTCGCCacgcagcgcgaggagcggaGGCACCAGGGCATCCCGCCCGGGTACGGAGGCGAGGTGTTGACCAAGCGCGGATATCGG TGCCGCAAAACCATGGCCCGCATCAAGTACGTCCTCAACGAgcgccgtctcgccctcaTCGCCGCTGGTGGCCCCGAGCTGGGTCCCGCCGAGCCCCACCacgacgtcctcgctgcGTCTGCCGCCATTGACGGCTCGGCCCCCGTGCCCAGCCTTCAGTCGCTCATGAGGCCCAAGCGgaccaagaaggccaagaaggtcaagcCTGAGCTCATCgaggctgccaaggccgaggtcgctgccgagATCGCGGCTCAGgctgccgtcgaggacgctgaggtcgctgccgaggtcgctgcGGAGGCCGCCGCTGAGGTCGCTGCAGAGAAGGTGGCCGaagtcgaggccgacgccgcgaaGAAGCAGTAG
- the pdp1 gene encoding PWWP domain-containing protein 1: protein MSEDADKAVLITEDVSLPTADKPKSKVVKGAKPKKAAPGADATFTYGEIVLARLRGYPAWPARITNPDDLPANVLAQRPKSSQVYCTQFFPVGDFSWLPPKDVQSLPKHQIEAFLSETHRKASGALREAYKTALDPTEWDAQQADKRRALEEADDADDDVDELEEEGDEPKGKRKRASAPVKKDSKKAKTAKKAASEEKPKAKAEKPKAQKKESGSEPAPNADDSASPQSVKVRDWRHKLQRAFLTKGKPLPEASEMDSWDELFKTIEEANDISVDAILYSKIDKVMKMIAALDNVARNEELKITERADKLYNDWTALKKSAESGTKPETNGSTEEKAADAQEASAPAAAEAPEAAAAAAAAAPEAADESKAEA, encoded by the exons ATGtccgaggacgccgacaaggccgtccTGATCACAGAGGACGTCTCACTACCCACCGCCGACAAGCCCAAGTCCAAGGTGGTCAAGGGagccaagcccaagaaggctgcacccggcgccgacgcgacctTCACGTACGGCGAGAttgtgctcgcgcgcctccgTGGATACCCAGCCTGGC CTGCGAGG ATTACCAACCCCGACGACCTCCCTGCCAACGTtctcgcccagcgcccaaAGAGCTCGCAGGTGTACTGCACTCAATTTTTCCCCGTTGGCGACTT CTCCTGGCTCCCTCCCAAGGATGTTCAGTCTCTGCCAAAGCATCAGATCGAGGCCTTCTTGAGCGAGACCCACCGCAAGGCGTCGGGTGCCCTTCGTGAAGCGTACAAGACGGCGCTGGACCCCACCGAGTGGGACGCCCAGCAGGCCGACAAGCGCCGCGCACTCgaagaagccgacgacgccgacgacgatgtcgacgagctcgaggaggagggagacgAGCCCAAGGGCAAGAGGAAGCGCGCTTCTGCTCCCGTGAAGAAGGACtcgaagaaggccaagacggccaagaag GCTGCTAGTGAggagaagcccaaggccaaggccgagaagcccaaggcgcAGAAGAAGGAGAGCGGCTCCGAGCCCGCGCCTAATGCTGATgact CCGCATCCCCCCAATCTGTCAAGGTCCGGGACTGGCGACACAAGCTGCAGCGCGCGTTCCTCACCAAGGGCAAGCCCCTGCCCGAGGCGTCAGAGATGGACTCTTGGGACGAGCTCTTCAAGACGATTGAGGAGGCCAACGACATTTCCGTGGATGCCATCCTCTACTCCAAGATTGACAAGG TTATGAAGATGattgccgccctcgacaatgtcgcccGCAACGAGGAGCTCAAGATTACGGAGCGTGCAGACAAGCTCTACAATGAC TGGACCGCGCTCAAGAAGTCGGCCGAGTCTGGGACCAAGCCCGAGACGAACGGCTCGACCGAGGAGAAGGCTGCTGATGCGCAGGAGGCCTCtgctcctgccgccgccgaggcgcccgaagccgctgcggccgccgctgcggccgcacCCGAGGCTGCTGACGAGTCCAAGGCTGAGGCCTAG